Proteins encoded together in one Vigna angularis cultivar LongXiaoDou No.4 chromosome 5, ASM1680809v1, whole genome shotgun sequence window:
- the LOC108340384 gene encoding ran-binding protein M homolog isoform X1, translated as MSESNGNSRKPNVEDQDLGLYFLEACRGREMREREKEKEKEEEEEEEEAPRELNTINSSGGFVVVSTDKLSVKYTNVNLHGHDVGVIQANKPSPTKRLIYYFEIHVKDAGVKGQISIGFTSETFKMRRQPGWEANSCGYHGDDGLLYRGHGKGEAFGPTYTSGDVVGAGINYAAQEFFFTKNGQVVGSVYKDLKGPLFPTIAVHSQNEEVHVNFGQKPFTFDLKEFEAQERMKQQLKIEEISVPPNVSYGRIVRSYLLHYGYEDTLNSFDVASKSTVPPIHIAQESGIDEQEITYALNHRKTLRQLIRNGDIDVAFGKLREWYPQIVEDNTSATCFLLHCQKFIELVRVGALEEAVRYGRIELSSFYDFPVFKDLVQDCVALLAYERPLESSVGYLLKDSQREVVADTVNAMILSTNPNMKESKHCLQSYLERLLRQLTACCLERRALNGEQGEAFQLQRLLSSSRRG; from the exons ATGAGTGAGAGTAACGGGAACAGTAGGAAGCCAAATGTTGAAGATCAAGATCTGGGACTGTATTTCTTGGAAGCGTGCAGGGGAAGGGAgatgagagagagggagaaggagaaggagaaagaggaagaggaggaagaggaggaggcgCCGAGGGAGCTCAACACAATTAACAGCTCCGGTGGCTTCGTGGTGGTGTCAACGGACAAGCTGTCGGTGAAGTACACCAACGTCAACCTTCACGGCCACGATGTCGGCGTCATTCAGGCCAACAAGCCTTCTCCTACCAAGCGCCTCATCTACTATTTCGAGATTCATGTCAAGGATGCCGGCGTCAAGGGTCAAATTTCCATTGGCTTCACCTCCGAGACATTCAAGATGCGAAGGCAGCCAGG GTGGGAGGCCAATAGCTGCGGCTATCATGGTGACGATGGTCTTCTTTACCGTGGACATGGCAAGGGGGAAGCGTTTGGTCCAACCTATACGTCTGGTGATGTAGTTGGTGCCGGAATTAACTACGCTGCGCAGGAATTCTTTTTCAC TAAAAATGGCCAAGTTGTCGGCTCTGTTTACAAAGACTTGAAAGGCCCCCTTTTTCCTACTATAGCAGTTCATAGCCAAAATGAGGA GGTGCATGTTAACTTTGGGCAGAAACCATTTACTTTCGACTTAAAA GAATTTGAAGCACAAGAAAGAATGAAGCAGCAACTGAAAATAGAGGAAATTTCTGTGCCACCAAATGTCAGTTACGG CAGAATTGTCCGCTCCTACCTGCTGCACTATGGCTATGAAGATACATTGAATTCATTTGATGTGGCTAGTAAAAGTACTGTTCCTCCTATACACATAGCTCAAGAAAGTGGAATTGATGAGCAGGAAATAACATATGCGTTAAATCATAGAAAGACCCTTCGGCAG CTAATCAGGAATGGAGACATTGATGTTGCATTTGGTAAATTGCGGGAATGGTATCCACAAATTGTTGAG GACAACACATCAGCTACATGCTTTCTGCTACATTGTCAAAAATTTATCGAATTAGTTCGG GTTGGAGCGCTTGAGGAGGCAGTTAGATATGGAAGAATAGAATTGTCGAGTTTTTACGACTTTCCTGTCTTTAAAGATTTAGTTCAG GACTGTGTTGCTTTGCTGGCATATGAACGGCCTCTAGAATCTTCCGTAGGCTATCTTCTAAAAGACTCGCAGCGTGAAGTTGTAGCTGACACGGTAAATGCCATGATTTTGTCCACAAATCCCAACATGAAAGAATCAAAACATTGCTTGCAGTCTTATCTGGAGAGGTTACTTAGACAGCTCACTGCTTGCTGCTTAGAGAGACGAGCACTGAATGGAGAGCAGGGAGAAGCTTTCCAACTTCAGAGATTACTTAGCAGTAGTAGAAGAGGCTAG
- the LOC108340384 gene encoding ran-binding protein M homolog isoform X2: MSESNGNSRKPNVEDQDLGLYFLEACRGREMREREKEKEKEEEEEEEEAPRELNTINSSGGFVVVSTDKLSVKYTNVNLHGHDVGVIQANKPSPTKRLIYYFEIHVKDAGVKGQISIGFTSETFKMRRQPGWEANSCGYHGDDGLLYRGHGKGEAFGPTYTSGDVVGAGINYAAQEFFFTKNGQVVGSVYKDLKGPLFPTIAVHSQNEEVHVNFGQKPFTFDLKEFEAQERMKQQLKIEEISVPPNVSYGIVRSYLLHYGYEDTLNSFDVASKSTVPPIHIAQESGIDEQEITYALNHRKTLRQLIRNGDIDVAFGKLREWYPQIVEDNTSATCFLLHCQKFIELVRVGALEEAVRYGRIELSSFYDFPVFKDLVQDCVALLAYERPLESSVGYLLKDSQREVVADTVNAMILSTNPNMKESKHCLQSYLERLLRQLTACCLERRALNGEQGEAFQLQRLLSSSRRG, from the exons ATGAGTGAGAGTAACGGGAACAGTAGGAAGCCAAATGTTGAAGATCAAGATCTGGGACTGTATTTCTTGGAAGCGTGCAGGGGAAGGGAgatgagagagagggagaaggagaaggagaaagaggaagaggaggaagaggaggaggcgCCGAGGGAGCTCAACACAATTAACAGCTCCGGTGGCTTCGTGGTGGTGTCAACGGACAAGCTGTCGGTGAAGTACACCAACGTCAACCTTCACGGCCACGATGTCGGCGTCATTCAGGCCAACAAGCCTTCTCCTACCAAGCGCCTCATCTACTATTTCGAGATTCATGTCAAGGATGCCGGCGTCAAGGGTCAAATTTCCATTGGCTTCACCTCCGAGACATTCAAGATGCGAAGGCAGCCAGG GTGGGAGGCCAATAGCTGCGGCTATCATGGTGACGATGGTCTTCTTTACCGTGGACATGGCAAGGGGGAAGCGTTTGGTCCAACCTATACGTCTGGTGATGTAGTTGGTGCCGGAATTAACTACGCTGCGCAGGAATTCTTTTTCAC TAAAAATGGCCAAGTTGTCGGCTCTGTTTACAAAGACTTGAAAGGCCCCCTTTTTCCTACTATAGCAGTTCATAGCCAAAATGAGGA GGTGCATGTTAACTTTGGGCAGAAACCATTTACTTTCGACTTAAAA GAATTTGAAGCACAAGAAAGAATGAAGCAGCAACTGAAAATAGAGGAAATTTCTGTGCCACCAAATGTCAGTTACGG AATTGTCCGCTCCTACCTGCTGCACTATGGCTATGAAGATACATTGAATTCATTTGATGTGGCTAGTAAAAGTACTGTTCCTCCTATACACATAGCTCAAGAAAGTGGAATTGATGAGCAGGAAATAACATATGCGTTAAATCATAGAAAGACCCTTCGGCAG CTAATCAGGAATGGAGACATTGATGTTGCATTTGGTAAATTGCGGGAATGGTATCCACAAATTGTTGAG GACAACACATCAGCTACATGCTTTCTGCTACATTGTCAAAAATTTATCGAATTAGTTCGG GTTGGAGCGCTTGAGGAGGCAGTTAGATATGGAAGAATAGAATTGTCGAGTTTTTACGACTTTCCTGTCTTTAAAGATTTAGTTCAG GACTGTGTTGCTTTGCTGGCATATGAACGGCCTCTAGAATCTTCCGTAGGCTATCTTCTAAAAGACTCGCAGCGTGAAGTTGTAGCTGACACGGTAAATGCCATGATTTTGTCCACAAATCCCAACATGAAAGAATCAAAACATTGCTTGCAGTCTTATCTGGAGAGGTTACTTAGACAGCTCACTGCTTGCTGCTTAGAGAGACGAGCACTGAATGGAGAGCAGGGAGAAGCTTTCCAACTTCAGAGATTACTTAGCAGTAGTAGAAGAGGCTAG